In Candidatus Palauibacter scopulicola, one genomic interval encodes:
- a CDS encoding OmpA family protein: MRLSHRFSPILLVALLATACSGNPEPEPVPPPPPPPPPPVVDDSAEREAAASRLCDQAMTAMEAGDFTRARELLERAVNDYPGTTCAESAPADIERAMDGEAIVARIHFDYNESAITDDAAAILQRKAEALRGRSGIRLRVEGHCDERGSLEYNQALGLRRAQAAVDYLSSLGLDADRFDIVTFGEEMPLARGSNESAWRQNRRGEFVITDGDI; the protein is encoded by the coding sequence ATGCGACTGAGCCACCGATTCTCTCCCATTCTTCTCGTTGCGCTTCTGGCGACGGCGTGCAGCGGCAACCCGGAACCGGAGCCGGTTCCCCCCCCGCCGCCTCCCCCTCCGCCCCCGGTCGTGGATGACAGCGCGGAGCGCGAGGCGGCCGCGTCCAGGCTCTGCGACCAGGCGATGACGGCCATGGAGGCCGGCGACTTCACGCGGGCGCGAGAACTGCTGGAGCGAGCCGTAAACGATTATCCCGGTACGACGTGCGCGGAGTCCGCGCCTGCGGACATCGAGCGCGCGATGGACGGCGAGGCGATCGTCGCGCGGATTCACTTCGACTACAACGAATCCGCCATCACCGACGACGCCGCCGCGATTCTGCAGCGCAAGGCGGAAGCGCTCCGGGGCCGATCCGGAATCCGCCTCCGGGTCGAGGGCCATTGCGACGAGAGGGGCTCCCTGGAGTACAACCAGGCGCTCGGCCTGAGGAGGGCCCAGGCCGCGGTCGACTATCTCTCCAGCCTGGGGCTGGACGCCGACCGCTTCGATATCGTGACGTTCGGGGAGGAGATGCCGCTGGCCCGGGGGAGCAACGAGTCGGCCTGGCGGCAGAATCGTCGCGGTGAGTTCGTCATCACGGACGGAGACATCTAG
- a CDS encoding TonB C-terminal domain-containing protein produces the protein MYGSLLVHGGLLVLVLFGDAAIRPPEMPAAVRVNMVEFAPEDAPIRVDPSPPEVAEEENRPPPPEPTPDPVPQVETPTVEAEVEIEREAEPEPARAEEVGEEVRTIRIAGEASAWPEYEENIIRQIQRRWRPPVGARELRAEIYFIIHRDGRVTGFEWVARSGSLVFDVQAMGAVESAGRDQAFGPLPDDFPADALAVSFFFDPSAR, from the coding sequence GTGTACGGCTCGCTCCTGGTCCACGGGGGTCTCCTCGTTCTCGTCCTGTTCGGCGACGCGGCGATACGCCCGCCCGAAATGCCTGCGGCGGTGCGGGTGAACATGGTCGAGTTCGCTCCGGAGGATGCGCCGATCCGCGTCGATCCGTCGCCGCCCGAGGTCGCGGAAGAGGAGAACCGGCCGCCTCCCCCGGAACCGACGCCTGACCCGGTGCCGCAGGTGGAGACGCCCACCGTGGAGGCCGAGGTCGAGATCGAGCGCGAGGCGGAGCCGGAACCCGCGCGGGCCGAGGAGGTCGGCGAGGAAGTGCGCACGATCCGGATCGCCGGCGAAGCCTCGGCCTGGCCCGAATACGAGGAAAACATCATCCGCCAGATCCAGCGCCGCTGGCGGCCGCCCGTGGGCGCGCGCGAGCTTCGGGCCGAGATCTACTTCATCATCCACCGGGACGGGCGCGTGACGGGGTTCGAGTGGGTGGCGAGATCCGGGAGCCTGGTCTTCGATGTCCAGGCGATGGGGGCGGTGGAATCGGCCGGCCGTGACCAGGCCTTCGGCCCGCTTCCCGACGACTTTCCCGCGGACGCGCTCGCCGTCTCGTTCTTCTTCGATCCGAGCGCACGCTGA